A region from the Arachis ipaensis cultivar K30076 chromosome B01, Araip1.1, whole genome shotgun sequence genome encodes:
- the LOC107647709 gene encoding uncharacterized protein LOC107647709, with amino-acid sequence MSPYKLVYGHDAMLPLEINLNTLRVSRQNELPVDDYWNAMFDELNELDSERILALENMIRQKESVARNYNRRIREQCFSIECGIGAGSSKAEFKRSYKSLLRVASLIHAVGGWSKSLRSDRSYSRALIFSSNEEPDEEGPRSIGTGIGTSSSWIA; translated from the exons ATGTCACCTTACAAATTGGTTTATGGCCATGATGCTATGCTCCCATTGGAAATCAATTTGAATACTTTGAGGGTATCAAGACAGAATGAATTGCCAGTCGATGATTACTGGAATGCAATGTTTGATGAGTTGAATGAATTAGACTCAGAGCGAATATTGGCACTTGAGAATATGATTCGACAAAAAGAAAGTGTTGCTCGAAATTATAATCGTCGAATAAGAGAACAGTGTTTCAGTATAG AGTGTGGGATTGGAGCCGGAAGTTCAAAGGCAGAATTCAAAAGATCGTACAAAAGCTTGTTGAGAGTTGCATCATTAATCCATGCAGTAGGTGGATGGTCCAAGAGTTTAAGAAGTGATCGAAGTTATTCTCGAGCATTAATATTCAGCTCGAACGAAGAACCAGATGAAGAAGGACCAAGGAGTATAGGGACAGGAATAGGCACTTCGTCTTCTTGGATAGCCTGA